The Corvus hawaiiensis isolate bCorHaw1 chromosome 32, bCorHaw1.pri.cur, whole genome shotgun sequence genome has a segment encoding these proteins:
- the C32H19orf53 gene encoding leydig cell tumor 10 kDa protein homolog, giving the protein MAQGRPKVAAKRPKAAAAAAARGTRGPRKGGRTIAPKKLRVIQQQKLKKRLEVGIRMRIERETVQRAQGGLPKKLALVTAPGPAKGKAKKGRG; this is encoded by the exons ATGGCGCAGGGCCGGCCCAAGGTGGCGGCCAAGCGTCCcaaggcggcggcggcggcggcggcccggggTACTCGGGGCCCGCGGAAGGGAG GTCGCACCATCGCCCCGAAGAAGCTCCGTGTGATCCAACAGCAGAAGCTGaagaag CGCCTGGAGGTCGGGATCCGGATGCGGATCGAACGGGAGACGGTGCAGCGCGCGCAGGGCGGCCTCCCCAAAAAGCTGGCGCTGGTCACGGCGCCAGGCCCCGCCAAGGGCAAAGCCAAGAAGGGCCGCGGCTGA